One genomic region from Leucoraja erinacea ecotype New England chromosome 36, Leri_hhj_1, whole genome shotgun sequence encodes:
- the LOC129713504 gene encoding octopamine receptor Oamb-like encodes MEGLPTWASGGLGPNGTGPEQSPVETVARAFLYLLVLALGLPLNALVLALIFRSRSLRSVANMFVASLATADLLLLLLGLPFVVAATVAGAWPLGPTACQMTGFLTFSLRLVSILSVAGISVDRYYLIARPFILTVTRAGAKRTLAFLWWTGLLCGLPPLFGIGLYRFSPSKGLCDYSWPDGGSSLAYGLHIFIWVYLTSVVVVTTSYYLIYRVTRQRLLAKARRSPHSLSSDHNGTLILQEPKAFRHSSLPRMWSGLMSSSSIFNLSGMGTLDVAMETKTAKTILGVVATFLVTWLPYFVSNLRRRHALSQDGTGRMLDFLATWLTFTNCVLDPLLYAFLNRQIRRRARELLGLWFGLLAQPVSGEVPRRTGRGPTRDVSSSDMAGSPTPFSVTQELQRSTPSPFPRDPPPRRLPLAAH; translated from the exons ATGGAGGGTCTTCCCACCTGGGCCTCAGGGGGTCTAGGACCCAACGGCACTGGGCCAGAGCAGTCGCCGGTGGAGACGGTCGCCAGGGCGTTCCTCTACCTGCTCGTCCTCGCCCTCGGGCTCCCGCTCAACGCTCTGGTGCTGGCGCTGATCTTCCGCTCGCGCTCCCTGAGGAGCGTGGCCAACATGTTCGTGGCGTCCCTGGCCACGGCCGACCTGCTCCTCCTCCTGCTGGGCCTCCCCTTCGTTGTCGCGGCGACGGTGGCCGGAGCCTGGCCGCTAGGCCCGACCGCCTGCCAGATGACGGGTTTCCTCACCTTCTCCCTCAGGCTGGTGTCCATCTTGTCCGTGGCGGGCATCTCTGTGGACAGGTACTACCTGATCGCCCGGCCCTTCATACTCACGGTGACCAGGGCCGGAGCAAAGAGGACGTTGGCCTTCCTGTGGTGGACAGGTCTCCTGTGCGGACTGCCCCCACTTTTTGGCATTGGCCTCTACAGGTTTTCCCCTTCCAAGGGTTTGTGTGACTACAGTTGGCCTGACGGAGGTTCAAGCCTGGCTTACGGCCTCCACATCTTTATCTGGGTCTACCTGACATCTGTGGTGGTGGTGACCACCTCCTATTACTTAATATACAGAGTGACGAGGCAACGTCTCCTGGCCAAGGCCCGACGTTCTCCCCACAGCTTATCCTCTGACCACAATGGTACCCTAATACTCCAGGAGCCCAAGGCATTCAGACACTCCAGCCTCCCTCGAATGTGGTCAGGCCTCATGTCATCCAGTTCCATCTTTAACCTGAGTGGGATGGGGACGTTGGACGTGGCGATGGAAACCAAGACGGCCAAGACCATCCTTGGGGTAGTGGCCACCTTCCTGGTCACCTGGCTGCCGTACTTCGTCTCCAATCTCCGTCGCCGCCATGCGCTCTCCCAGGACGGCACGGGCAGGATGCTGGACTTCCTCGCCACCTGGCTCACCTTCACCAACTGCGTGCTGGACCCGCTGCTCTACGCCTTTCTGAACCGCCAGATCAGGCGCCGGGCCAGGGAGCTCCTGGGCCTGTGGTTCGGTCTCTTGGCCCAGCCAGTCTCCGGGGAGGTACCGAGGCGGACGGGCCGGGGTCCGACCCGGGACGTGAGCAGCTCCGACATGGCAGGGAGCCCAACTCCCTTCTCCGTCACCCAAG AGCTCCAGCGATCCACACCGTCTCCGTTCCCCCGGGACCCTCCGCCCCGCAGGCTCCCACTCGCTGCCCACTGA